The sequence below is a genomic window from Nitratiruptor sp. YY09-18.
TATATTGCCTACTGGACCAGGTAGTTGATAACATATAAATAATATAGTGTAAGGATATTTACTATGAAAAAAGCGTTCTCTTTGATGGAACTCATGATTGTCATCATCATTCTTGGTCTCTTAGCTTCACTCGTTCTTCCAAACCTAATCGGAAAGAGTGAGGAAGCAAAGCAGAAGTTAGTGTGTGTGCAGATGCAAAGTGTTGCTCAGGCTCTAAAGATGTTCAAGCTCGATAATGGTAACTATCCAGATACCCAAGAGGGTCTTCAAGCACTTGTAAAAAACCCCGATCCAGAAAAGTATCCAAACTATTCTTCCAAAGGCTACTTCTCTAATGGTCAGCTACCAAAAGATCCATGGGGACACCCTTTTATCTACATCAAAACAGATGATGGGTTTAATCTCATATCTCTTGGAGCAGATGGCAAAGAGGGTGGAAAAGAT
It includes:
- the gspG gene encoding type II secretion system major pseudopilin GspG: MKKAFSLMELMIVIIILGLLASLVLPNLIGKSEEAKQKLVCVQMQSVAQALKMFKLDNGNYPDTQEGLQALVKNPDPEKYPNYSSKGYFSNGQLPKDPWGHPFIYIKTDDGFNLISLGADGKEGGKDENRDISYEDCLKK